A genome region from Longimicrobiaceae bacterium includes the following:
- the rplA gene encoding 50S ribosomal protein L1, whose product MPKHGKKFREASARVPVGAAFAPTEAVKLVKELSFARFDETVDVAVRLGVDPRHADQIVRGTVVLPHGTGKTARVLVIAQGDKAREAEEAGADYVGTEYVQKIKDGWLDFDVAVATPDLMGQVGQLGRVLGPRGLMPTPKAGTVTFDVARAVREIKAGKIEYRVDKTGNVHAPIGKVSFGEEQLAENLAAFMDSILRAKPSAAKGKYVRGVTVSSTMGPGVPLDPNLFARS is encoded by the coding sequence ATGCCGAAACACGGAAAGAAGTTCCGCGAGGCATCCGCCCGTGTTCCCGTCGGTGCGGCGTTCGCGCCCACCGAAGCGGTGAAGCTGGTGAAGGAGCTCAGCTTCGCCAGGTTCGACGAGACGGTCGACGTGGCCGTCCGTCTGGGGGTCGATCCCCGGCACGCGGACCAGATCGTCCGCGGTACGGTGGTGCTCCCCCACGGGACCGGGAAGACGGCTCGGGTGCTGGTGATCGCGCAGGGCGATAAGGCGCGCGAGGCCGAGGAGGCCGGCGCCGACTACGTCGGCACCGAATACGTGCAGAAGATCAAGGACGGCTGGCTGGACTTCGACGTGGCGGTTGCCACGCCCGACCTGATGGGTCAGGTCGGCCAGCTCGGGCGGGTGCTCGGCCCCCGCGGCCTGATGCCCACGCCCAAGGCCGGCACGGTCACCTTCGACGTCGCCCGCGCAGTGCGCGAGATCAAGGCGGGTAAGATCGAGTACCGCGTGGACAAGACCGGAAACGTCCACGCTCCGATCGGGAAGGTGTCCTTTGGCGAGGAGCAGCTTGCCGAGAACCTGGCCGCATTCATGGACAGCATCCTGCGCGCCAAGCCGTCGGCGGCCAAGGGGAAGTACGTGCGGGGCGTGACGGTGTCCAGCACCATGGGCCCGGGCGTGCCGCTCGATCCGAACCTCTTCGCCAGGAGCTGA
- the rplJ gene encoding 50S ribosomal protein L10 gives MHREQKAAVVDELQQKLSEANAFYLTDFTGMNVKQMTEFRSRLRKQGVEYVVVKNTLAQRALQQLELTDIARFFTGPTGLVIGREDAVTAAKVLTEFAREFDNKPAIKLGVVERREVPADQVKQLAELPPKEVLLAQLAGGLQAPMARLAGGASNLIAGLARAVDALRAQRESAGS, from the coding sequence ATGCACAGGGAACAGAAGGCAGCCGTCGTCGACGAGCTCCAGCAGAAGCTATCGGAAGCGAACGCGTTCTACCTGACCGATTTCACGGGTATGAACGTGAAGCAGATGACGGAGTTCCGGTCGCGCCTTCGCAAGCAGGGGGTGGAGTACGTCGTCGTCAAGAACACCCTCGCGCAGCGAGCGCTGCAGCAGCTGGAGCTCACGGATATCGCGCGCTTCTTCACCGGCCCCACCGGGCTGGTGATCGGTCGGGAGGACGCGGTCACCGCGGCCAAGGTCCTCACGGAATTCGCCCGCGAGTTCGACAACAAGCCCGCCATCAAGCTGGGCGTGGTCGAGCGCAGGGAGGTTCCGGCCGACCAGGTGAAGCAGCTCGCCGAGCTGCCGCCGAAGGAAGTCCTGCTGGCCCAGCTGGCGGGTGGGCTTCAGGCACCGATGGCCCGCCTCGCCGGCGGCGCCAGCAACCTCATCGCCGGGCTGGCCCGGGCGGTGGACGCTCTCCGCGCGCAGCGCGAGAGCGCAGGATCCTGA
- the rplL gene encoding 50S ribosomal protein L7/L12, with the protein MATTLSRDELLDAIGNMTVLELSEFVKAFEEKFGVTAAAPVAVAAAAPAAGGAAAAPAAEEKTEFDVVLQSAGEKKIQVIKVVREITGLGLKEAKDLVDGAPKTVKEGASKEEAEQIKAKLEEQGAAVELK; encoded by the coding sequence ATGGCGACCACGCTTTCTCGTGACGAGCTGCTGGATGCGATTGGCAACATGACGGTTCTCGAGCTCTCCGAGTTCGTGAAGGCGTTCGAGGAGAAGTTCGGTGTGACCGCCGCGGCCCCGGTGGCCGTTGCCGCCGCTGCGCCGGCGGCCGGTGGTGCCGCTGCCGCCCCCGCCGCCGAGGAGAAGACCGAGTTCGACGTCGTTCTCCAGAGCGCCGGCGAGAAGAAGATCCAGGTCATCAAGGTGGTCCGCGAGATCACCGGCCTGGGCCTGAAGGAGGCCAAGGACCTGGTGGACGGTGCCCCCAAGACCGTCAAGGAGGGCGCTTCCAAGGAGGAGGCCGAGCAGATCAAGGCGAAGCTGGAAGAGCAGGGTGCGGCTGTCGAGCTGAAGTAG
- the rplK gene encoding 50S ribosomal protein L11, giving the protein MAKKVTGFIKLQVPAGAANPAPPVGPALGQHGVNIMEFCKQFNARTQNQAGMIIPVEITVYADRSFTFITKTPPAAVLLKKAAGVESGSPAQKRQKVGKITRDQLRQIAETKLPDLNATSIEGAMNMIAGTARSMGIEIEG; this is encoded by the coding sequence ATGGCCAAGAAAGTCACCGGCTTCATCAAGCTTCAGGTTCCCGCCGGCGCGGCGAATCCGGCGCCCCCCGTGGGCCCGGCGCTGGGTCAGCACGGCGTGAACATCATGGAGTTCTGCAAGCAGTTCAACGCCCGTACGCAGAACCAGGCGGGGATGATCATCCCGGTGGAGATCACGGTCTACGCGGACCGGAGCTTCACCTTCATCACCAAGACGCCCCCCGCGGCGGTCCTGCTGAAGAAGGCGGCCGGCGTGGAGAGCGGCTCCCCCGCCCAGAAGCGCCAGAAGGTCGGCAAGATCACGCGCGACCAGCTGCGCCAGATCGCCGAGACCAAGCTCCCCGACCTCAACGCCACCTCCATCGAGGGCGCGATGAACATGATCGCCGGCACGGCGCGGAGCATGGGCATCGAGATCGAGGGATAA